In the Chaetodon trifascialis isolate fChaTrf1 chromosome 15, fChaTrf1.hap1, whole genome shotgun sequence genome, CCATGTTGGCTTTGGAGTGGGGGCTTCTCAGACCCTGAGATCCAGTTTCAGAGCTCTGACATACTCAACCATCAAGGAGAAATCGTTTCAATGGCTGAATGAAGCGAGACACAAGACTGTAGAGAGTGTTTGTTGCTTTTACCCTACATTTAACCAATTTATGCCGCCGTTGACCCCCACGGGCATGTGTGTCGTTTTAGCAATTCTAAAACAATGTGTGCACAAAAAGGCCAGTGCAAAGCTGCTCTCATTTAATATTCCTAAAATGAATTTAAGGGCTGGTCTCCCAGTCTGATATGCACAAACTGCACCAGGTAATGCCTGCTTAGACCAATTGAAAAAACTGCTGcgattttcatgtgttttgtgtatttattgctTTGAAAAGCTGGTTTTGGGAGAAAATAAGCTTAATCTCTTAATGACTCTTTAATTTCCTGAATGTACACCTTTGCTCACTTtctaaatgtttattttctgtctggtAATGACTGCCGGTGCTTTTGTTGGCACGGCGCTGTGGAGACAGGTCTGGTTATGCAAGACTTTTTACCTATTTCACTTTGGGCAAAGTGTATGCACAGTATATTTTACAATTGCTCTCTTACTTACTTTTGTGGCTAAACGCAACAACTGATTTAACTTAAAATAAGTTAATTTCTCTATAATTTTTAGCCTTATATTTTGGAACAGAAGCAAAACTGTCAAACTGTACAAGGGTAGAAAAAACATGCGGTGTATATAACTGTGATGGTAAACTGCTGCTTTCTATCTCAAAGTTTCCATCCTCACTTTGCGGGAGCTTGTAACGGTGCATCAGAGTCAAGATTATTCAATAAAACATATCAGTCTGAATCAGTAATCTTTTGGGCAtattcttctttctcttctttcaagAAGAACTTACAAAATGAATGGCTATAATTAaataatgtctttatttttctgtatacacatatataatGATAAGATTAAATAAACAGGAATGACTACATTGTGCTTTatgttatttcacattttcaaagtgtAACAGGTGCCACACAAACTAATTATTGACTATTCATACGTGTGAAATGAAAACCAGCAGTGTAAGGACAAATTCTCAGACCACATACATAACTTGGCTTGACTTCATCATTGTGTCTTTGCCTGGGTCTTCTACCTTTCCAGGCACACAACTGTTGAGAGAAgtggttttaaacattattgGCACACATCACACCTGCTTATATTTGACTTTGCTTACAACCCTTGTCTCTGAAGAGACAGTCACGTATGTTTGGACGGTTCTGTAGTCAGTGTCTGCTGAAGAACACttatgcaaaaataaaattctgCAAAAACATCCAGTCTGCTGACAGTGGATTCTGGCAGACGCATCATTCACCACTTCATAGTGAGCCCGTTTGTCATCTTCTCcactgtgtggtactgtgtgtgcagcagctctttGGCTCTCTCCTCCCCTACACTGAGGAGCCAGGACTGGTACAGCTCGGCCACATGAGTGTCATCCTCTGGCAATAGGGGGCGCTCTGCCCTGTAGAGCTCCTCAACCTTCTGGAGAAGCTCCTTTGGATTCTGACCAGGTAAGGGCTTCAGCTGTCCACCACCATTTAGACACCCTGAACAGAGCAAAGAGGCAAGGGGGAACATGCTGTGTTTACTGCTTTATATTTGCCTGCAAACATTAAATTAGTAAAGCAGTGACTTCATctgaaaacaacagcatgtCATTTATCCTCAACACTTCAACTGTGATACTAAACCCTGATCCCTAGTGTGGCAGACATGCTTTACCAATTGAGGAAACGTGCAACAGCACACATCAAGGATGAATTGTTACGCTTTACCTGATGGACAGGCCATGACTTCCACAAAGTGGTAAGGTGACTTCCCCCTCTTCAGCTTCTGCACCAGGTTCTGGATGTTGCGGAAGCCGTATGTGGATGCAAAGCACAACAGGACGACTCCGTCTCTCTCTATGGTCACTTCCTGGAAGTCTTTATTTCTGTGGCAGAGGGGTATGAGACAAGTAAGCTGGTGCAGGTTATCAGATTCACacagaagtgaagaagaaaagctaTTCTGAGGTCATTAAACTTGTTTGCATGAAGTGGAACTGTTCTTCAAGCTTGACTGCTCCTAGAGTCATTATGAGCCCGAACCACAAATAAGCACAAAGAGTCGATCATCTTAAAACAGCTGAGACAGACTCACCTGAGGGTTTTGTAGGTGAGCTCCTTCACCTCTTCTCCAAACAGCTGCTTGGCTGCATAGGTGAAGACATGATGGAGGTAACCCCCTGACCCACTCCCAGCATGGCTCAGGAACTCATCCCCACTCACACTGCTGAACCTGGATTGAGAATAATATGTCGTGTGTGAGTCCATCGAGTCTTGTGGAAATTCATGCTGTGGCTTATCTCAAAGGAGGAGGGCTAACAAAGACAGAACATACATTGTATCAAGGGGTGCAGGTTCCACATCATTAAGAGAcacatttttctcctccagcattCTCTGAACCTCTCCTGTGTGAGAAGGTGGAAGGTATATGAGAGACGATAATCCACATTCATACATACAAAAAGCCTCATAAGAGCAGTTACTGTACCTGAGGTGATGACACAGTCCACTTCACGAGTCTCAGCTTTGTTCATGTAGAAGTCTGACCTCGAGGCCTCAAGTTTCTTATCAAAGCAGGGCATCACGGCCACATGATAGATCTGCTGTGGACTGAGACCCTAACGACACACACAATGCAATGGCAAGTCATTATTATTAACGTGTTTTCATACCCATACATCTCTGAACATGCATAACTAGGGGTGTCACAATTTGCATTATCTGATGTGCAGGTGTTCCCGTACCTGTTGTTCAGCAAAGTAGCCTTTAACCAGAGAACCCATCATCTGCTGGGGCGAGCGAGTGGTACTGATGTATGGAAGAATGAACTCCCCATGGGTCTTCTCTGCATAGCAAATCCAACCTGAGCACAGtacaaacacatatgcacacaaatcagtattattatttttttattgcactttCATTAAACTTATCAGTAAGTTACATGATCCACCACAGTTATGAAGAAGGttcaacacacccacacacaaatgaTTGTTTTATGATACTTTTATGATTATTAATCCATGGACTTTCACACtgcaacaataaaacacattatgtaacttctgaaaactgaaataataatgaatagaagaagtcaataaaataaaaaagattttcttatttttttagttGTTACATTGTGCATTTGGTCATTtggtcagctgacaggaaatgagggaagAGACATGAGGATGACGCTCCAGTATTATACCTGGACAGGCTGATGTCATCATGGGTAGACATTTAGGgtcctgctccttcctctggAAACGCTCCACAAACTCCCTCTGGCTCTCCAGCAGGCTGAAGGTCCGACTGAAGCTTGTATCCAACACGTGATGAACTCCTGCAATGATGATAGTTGTCTTCAGAAGCGACTGTGTCTGCCTGGATCAACCTCTcatcttcatttcctgttttactttCAGCTGCATGACAGTATATTTGCACTCACCAAGGCCTTTGAAGAAAGACGTAAGCCTCCGGCCCGCCTCAGTACTGCTGAGGTCATAGCGTGCTGCAAGGGAGGCTCTGGACTGCGGCGACAccgacaccaccaccaccttctgCTCTGTCGCACTGGCCTGTGGAGGGAGTCCAAAGGATGCGCAGGTAAATGTCATCATAATCATGACCCGACACATACGAGACAAGCATTCAAACACATATATCCATTTCTACCTTGTTGTTGTTCAGCA is a window encoding:
- the narfl gene encoding cytosolic Fe-S cluster assembly factor narfl, encoding MASHFSGVLQLTDLDDFITPSQECVKPVKVEKKKGKSVAKIQIEDDGSYFQVSQDGGKQKLEKAKITLNDCLACSGCITSAESVLITQQSHEELFKVLNNNKASATEQKVVVVSVSPQSRASLAARYDLSSTEAGRRLTSFFKGLGVHHVLDTSFSRTFSLLESQREFVERFQRKEQDPKCLPMMTSACPGWICYAEKTHGEFILPYISTTRSPQQMMGSLVKGYFAEQQGLSPQQIYHVAVMPCFDKKLEASRSDFYMNKAETREVDCVITSGEVQRMLEEKNVSLNDVEPAPLDTMFSSVSGDEFLSHAGSGSGGYLHHVFTYAAKQLFGEEVKELTYKTLRNKDFQEVTIERDGVVLLCFASTYGFRNIQNLVQKLKRGKSPYHFVEVMACPSGCLNGGGQLKPLPGQNPKELLQKVEELYRAERPLLPEDDTHVAELYQSWLLSVGEERAKELLHTQYHTVEKMTNGLTMKW